A stretch of Ammospiza caudacuta isolate bAmmCau1 chromosome 18, bAmmCau1.pri, whole genome shotgun sequence DNA encodes these proteins:
- the POP5 gene encoding ribonuclease P/MRP protein subunit POP5 encodes MVRFKNRYVLCEVISEDPRCRQCIEDRVLGLAVRDAITRVHGDYGLACCSISFTVKYLNAYTGTVLLRCRKDSYRLLCSALPFVRHLESRGQRYPCSLNTLHVGGTIRTCQKFLIQYNRTQLLRLLQNCTNEEERQCIQKSLLSCSLTEEQSESGDEEDDDGTETD; translated from the exons atggtGCGCTTCAAGAACAG GTACGTGCTCTGCGAGGTGATCTCGGAGGACCCGCGGTGCCGGCAGTGCATCGAGGACCGCGTGCTGGGCCTCGCCGTCAGAGACGCCATCACACGGGTGCACGGGGATTACGGCCTGGcgtgctgctccatctccttcACAG TGAAGTACCTGAACGCCTACACCGGGACGGTGCTGCTGCGCTGCCGCAAGGACTCGTACCGGCTGCTGTGCTCCGCGCTGCCCTTCGTGCGGCACCTGGAGAGCCGCGGGCAGCGCTACCCCTGCTCCCTCAACACCCTGCACGTCGGAG GTACCATAAGAACATGTCAGAAATTCCTGATTCAGTATAACAGAACACAGCTGCTGAGGTTGTTGCAAAACTGTACAAATGAAG AGGAAAGACAATGTATACAGAAGTCCTTGTTGAGCTGTTCCCTTACAGAAGAGCAGTCTGAAAGTGGagatgaggaggatgatgatggcACAGAGACAGACTGA
- the RNF10 gene encoding E3 ubiquitin-protein ligase RNF10 — protein MLQSPPGATPAAPAMDKSSPCGSGAPGSSAGSKGQQPRSASAGPAAGESKPKGDGKNASGSKQRYNRKRETSYSKNENFSFQSRRSNSQKSKAFNKMPPQRGGSGGSGKSFSSSNGGRRDEVAEAQRAEFSPAQFSGPKKINLNHLLNFTFEPRGQAGHFDGNGHGNWGKRNKWGHKPFNKELFLQANCQFVVSEEQDYTVHFADPDTLVNWDFVEQVRICSHEVPSCPICLYPPTAAKITRCGHIFCWACILHYLSLSEKAWSKCPICYGSVHKKDLKSVVAMETRQYAIGDTITMQLMRREKGVLVALPKSQWMNVVQPVYIRDDQHSQYSKLLLASREQVLQLVILEEKAALLKQYEEEKHTPEACFIEAAIQELKERETALSADQDKNNGIAGISAAVEELVLESSKAVEPAASQEKKCDVEYLSAFDEELVEPSSDLASSFSPPVEVEEAVLDEEEAPEVDTVGEPVMNAVEEPNPAETSCQESKDTVSSGHLGNSPFYYFYQAEDGQCMYLHPVNVRCLVREYGSLEKSPEKITAAVVEITGYSMTEDIRQRHRYLCHLPLTCEFSICELALKPPVISKETLELFSDDLEKRKRLRQKKARDERRRERRIEMEENKKQGKYPEVHIALENLQQFPAFTSCTGETTSVDHQGFCQSPLGRSPVSQTESIPTPLSPAASQVSPLLCGSLEEESPFPSFAQMLRVGKAKPETWPKPAPKTRDENTLALPVPGESDGESDSSDRIPVPSFQNSFSQAIEAALLKLDKPSTADHLSEEKGGKKRKKQKQKLLFSTSVVHTK, from the exons ATGCTGCAGAGCCCGCCCGGCGCGacccccgccgcccccgccatGGACAAGAGCAGCCCCTGCGGCTCCGGTGCGCCCGGATCCTCGGCCggcagcaaagggcagcagccgCGCTCCGCCTCGGCCGGGCCCGCCGCGGGGGAGTCTAAGCCCAAAGGCG atggAAAGAATGCTAGTGGATCCAAACAGCGTTATAATCGAAAAAGAGAAACTTCATATTCCAAAAAtgagaacttttcctttcaATCCCGTCGCTCCAATtcacagaaaagcaaagcttttaACAAGATGCCCCCTCAAAGGGGAGGCAGCGGCGGAAGTGGGAAATCTTTTAGCTCTTCTAATGGTGGAAGACGAGATGAG GTAGCAGAGGCTCAACGGGCAGAGTTCAGCCCTGCCCAGTTCTCTGGTCCCAAGAAGATTAATCTGAACCACTTACTGAATTTCACCTTTGAACCCCGTGGCCAAGCAGGACATTTTGATGGGAATGGACATGGCAACTGGGGCAAAAGGAACAAGTGGGGACACAAACCATTCAACAAGGAGCTCTTCCTGCAGGCCAA CTGCCAGTTTGTTGTCTCTGAAGAACAGGACTACACAGTCCACTTTGCTGATCCAGATACCTTGGTCAACTGGGACTTTGTGGAGCAAGTG CGGATCTGTAGCCATGAAGTACCCTCTTGCCCCATATGTCTGTACCCACCAACTGCTGCCAAGATCACCCGCTGTGGGCACATCTTCTGCTGGGCATGTATCCTTCACTATCTCTCCTTGAGTGAGAAGGCCTGGAGTAAGTGTCCTATCTGTTATGGCTCTGTCCATAAGAAGGATCTCAAGAG TGTTGTTGCTATGGAAACACGTCAGTATGCAATTGGTGACACCATTACAATGCAACTCATGAGGAGGGAGAAAGGTGTTCTGGTAGCACTGCCCAAGTCCCAGTGGATGAATGTGGTTCAGCCTGTTTACATCAGAG ATGACCAACACAGTCAGTATTCAAAGCTGCTTCTGGCATCCAGGGAGCAGGTCTTGCAGCTGGTGATTCTGGAGGAGAAAGCAGCATTACTGAAACAgtatgaggaagaaaaacacaCCCCAGAAGCCTGTTTCATTGAGGCAGCTATCCAGGAGCTGAAG GAGCGAGAAACAGCCCTGTCTGCTGACCAGGATAAGAACAATGGCATTGCTGGAATCAGTGCAGCTGTGGAAGAATTGGTCCTAGAAAGCTCCAAAGCTGTGGAGCCTGCTGCTTCCCAAGAGAAAAAG TGTGATGTGGAATATCTCTCTGCATTTGATGAGGAGCTTGTGGAACCTTCCTCTGACCTGGCAAGTTCCTTTTCACCTCCTGTGGAAGTAGAAGAGGCAGTGCTGGATGAGGAGGAAGCACCTGAGGTGGACACTGTAGGAGAGCCTGTTATGAACGCTGTAGAGGAGCCAAATCCAGCTGAAACAAGCTGCCAGGAATCTAAAGATACAGTTAGCAGTGGACATCTTGGCAACTCTcctttttactatttttatcAAG CGGAGGATGGGCAGTGCATGTACCTTCACCCTGTGAACGTTCGCTGCCTTGTGCGTGAGTATGGCAGCTTGGAGAAGAGTCCAGAGAAGATAACTGCAGCTGTGGTGGAGATAACTGGCTACTCCATGACAGAG GATATAAGACAGCGCCATCGCTACCTCTGTCACTTGCCCCTCACCTGTGAGTTCAGCATCTGTGAACTGGCTCTGAAGCCCCCTGTCATCTCTAAGGAGACTTTAGAGTTGTTCTCAG ATGACCTTGAGAAGAGGAAACGTCTGCGGCAGAAGAAAGCCCGTGATGAACGGCGGCGTGAACGCAGGATTGAGATGGAAGAGAACAAGAAACAGGGCAAAT ATCCAGAGGTCCATATTGCTCTGGAGAATCTGCAGCAGTTCCCTGCTTTTACCTCTTGCACCGGAGAAACTACCAGCGTCGATCATCAGGGCTTCTGTCAGTCTCCTCTTGGCAGAAGCCCTGTGTCTCAGACAG AGTCTATTCCAACTCCACTGtcacctgctgccagccaggtcAGCCCATTGCTCTGTGGAAGCTTGGAAGAAGaatctcccttcccttcctttgcCCAG ATGCTGAGAGTTGGAAAGGCAAAACCAGAGACGTGGCCTAAACCTGCTCCAAAGACAAGAG ATGAGAACActctggcactgcctgtgcctggAGAGAGTGATGGAGAGAGTGACAGCTCTGACCGGATACCTGTGCCCAGCTTCCAGAATTCCTTCAGCCAAGCTATTGAGGCAGCCCTCCTGAAACTGGACAAACCGTCCACAGCTGATCATTTATCAG AGGAAAAGGGaggcaagaaaagaaagaaacagaagcagaagCTATTGTTCAGCACCTCTGTTGTTCACACAAAATGA
- the LOC131565574 gene encoding dynein light chain 1, cytoplasmic, producing the protein MSDRKAVIKNADMSEEMQQDAVECATQALEKYNIEKDIAAHIKKEFDKKYNPTWHCIVGRNFGSYVTHETKHFIYFYLGQVAILLFKSG; encoded by the exons ATGAGTGACCGAAAGGCAGTGATCAAAAATGCGGACATGTCAGAGGAGATGCAGCAAGATGCTGTGGAATGTGCAACTCAAGCCTTGGAGAAATACAACATCGAGAAGGACATCGCTGCTCACATAAAGAAG GAGTTTGACAAGAAATACAATCCCACGTGGCACTGCATCGTGGGCAGGAATTTTGGCAGCTATGTGACTCATGAGACCAAGCACTTCATCTACTTCTACCTCGGCCAAGTCGCTATTCTTCTGTTCAAGTCTGGCTAG